One Natronomonas gomsonensis genomic window, GGCCGGGACTGCTCGTCATCCCGCCGGTCGAGTTCCACAGCGACGGTACGGCCCGACTAACCGCGGTCGGCGAACCCGAGGCACTGCAGACGGCTCTGGAAGACGTTCCGGCGGCCGCCAGCGTCGACATCGAACGCGTCGGGGAGTACGACACGCCCGAGTTGACCTCGGGCGTCGACCTCACCGAGCGGCAGTACGAGGCCGTCGTCGCGGCGTTCGATGTGGGCTACTACGACGTTCCGCGGGCGGGAACCGTCGAGGAGGTCGGCGAACGGCTCGGCTGTGCGCCGGGCACCGCTTCCGAGCACCTCAGAAAAGCCGAACGGGCCGCGATGGGTGCCCTGCTGGACCGCAACGCGTAGTCAGTCGCTTTCCTCGGCCAACTCCTGAAGCGCCTCCTCGGCCGTCTCGACCGCCTTCTCCTTCTTGGCGGGGTAGGCTTCGACCTTGCCGCGGAGCATCAACCCCGTTCCGAGTTCGACGTCGCCTTTGTAGGCGGCCTGCTTGTCGAGTTGGATGAAGAAGGCGCAGTTGTCGTCGACCCGCTGGTCGAGTTCGTCGATGAGTCGCTGGAAGTCGTCCAGTCGCGCCAACGCCGAGAGGACGTGTCGCACCTCGTCGGCGCGTTCGAGTCGTACCGACAACACGAGGATGCGGTCGCCGTGGTGGCCCTCGGTCTCCTCGCGTTCGATGTCGACGTCTTCGGGGAGAAACGTCCGCAGCGCCGCCTCGACCCGCTTTTCGTCCTCTGTCGCATAACAGAACGCACGTAGGTCGACGTAGTGGAACGGGACGGCGCTCATCGGCTCACTCCTCGTCTTCGTCGTCCGCGTCGGCAGCCTCCAAGGAGTCCTCGGGGATGCCCGCTTCCTGTCCTTCCTCGAACTGGACGATGTAGGTGTTGTCGCCGAACATCGTCTCGGAGACCTGCGTCACCTCGCCGGTCTCGCCGTCGTACTCGCTGTGCTTGTCGTGGAAGACGACGTTGTCGCCCTTCTCGAATGCCATACCCGCGGATTCTCGCCCGTGCGGAAAAAGCCCGTCGTTTCCCGGTTCGAACGGCTTTTGAGACGGTGGCACGAACGACCGTATATGACCGTCCCTGCCGTTCGTACACGCTTTCCTCCCGCGTTCGCCTTTTCCGAAGGGGTGATGAGGCCGTGACGACCGTCGACGGCCTCTGGTATCTCGCCGACGAGGCCGAACAGCGCGCCGCACAGGCGTACCACCGGACTGTCGACACCTACGGCGAGGGGCTCCTCGAACGCACCTACCGGAAACACGTCTCACGCGGGCGGTTCCGGACGCTTGCCGAACGCATCCAACGCAGCGGCGCACCCTACGGTGCCCACACGCTCGTATACCGTCCGTCGGGGGAGGTCCTCCTCGTGCGTCACGAGGGCGTCGACCTGTGGGTTCTCCCGGGCGGCGGCGTCGACGGTTCGGAGTCGTTCCGCGAGGCCGCCGAGCGGGAACTACAGGAGGAAGCCGGCGTCGACGCCGCCTACGACGGCCTGGCGATGCTCAACCGCGTCGAGATTACCTGTGGGGGCCACCGGACGTGGGGCGTCCTCCCGGTGTTCCGTGCGCGGGCGGAGACGACCGACACGGCGATAGCCGACCCCGACGATGAAATCAGCGCGGCGCGGTGGTTCGACCCGCCGTCGGTCCCCGAGGACACCCGCGACCGCGAGGACCTCATCGACGCTGTACGCGCCGTCGCCTGACTACCACTCGACGCCTTCGCTCTCGTCGGCGTCCATTCGTCGCAACAGCGCCCGCGCCGTCGAGGCGTCGTAGCCGAACAGCACCGACTCGCCGTACTCGCTGGCGACTTCGGCGGCGTGAATCAAGTCGTCGATGTCCACGTCGACGGCGTAGAGTTCGATGCTGAGTGGCGTATCGAGGCGGTCGACGAACCCGCTGGCGATGGTTTCGAGCCAGTAGGTCGTCCCGTAGTGGGTGTCGTACAGCGGGACGACGAACTCGTCGACGTACTCCTCGATTGTGTTGAGGTCGATGCCGGCGCGCTCGTAGAGGTGTCCCTCGTAGGGGTCGGGGTACAGCGTCATGTAGGTGGTTCCCGGAATCCGGTCTGCGGCCGCCTCGACGAACTCGGTGATGACATCGGCGCGCCACTCGTAGCGGTCCTCGATGGTCGTCTCCTCCGGCGGTGGCCCCTCACCGTTTTCGTGGCGTGTCTCGACCCACGACTCGAAGGCCGCGTTACAGCGGTCACAGTAGCAGTACTCCGCCCGCGGGAAGCCGATGTCGTCGAGGCGGACGTCCGGGTTGACTTCGGCACAATCCTCGATTATCTCCAAGAGTCCCTCCCGATACCCCTCGTGGGTCGGACAGACGTAGGCCCAATCGAAGTAGGTCCGCTCGCGAGTCGCCCGCTGGCCCTCCGGGTTGACGGGGACGATGTCCTCGTTGCCGTCGGCCGCGGCGTTGTCACCGAAACACGACACCATACTCACCGCATCCGCGATGGGGTCCGCAGAGCGCCCCGAGACGTCTTTCACCTCGTAGAACGCGCGGTCGAACTCCGGCCAGCGTGCCTCCTCTTCGTTTCGCGTGACGACGCCGTACATACCCGTAGTCGGCACTCGGCGTGGGTAAGTCGTTCGGAAGAGTGGTTGGGTGGCGGTACGCTTACTGTTTCTTCACGTACAGCAGGACTGCTGCAGCGAGGAGGACCAGCGCGATAGCTTTCTTCGACATACGGTATCACGGACGAACCGTAACGGCATAGTCTTTCCCCCGGAGCGGCCGAGCCACGACGACATCCCTATGCGACGCTGATGTGTGCGGCCAGCGACTCCCTGATGATGGTATCGCAGTATGCACACCGGACGCCCTCGTCGAGGACCTCGAAGCGCGATTCGACGGGTTCGTTTTCCGTGGTGATGCAGTTGGCGTTCGGACACGACAGTACGCCGACGACGCTTTCGGGGCGAGAGACGCGATGTTTCTCGACCACGTCAAACTCGCGGACGATGTTGATTGTCGCGGCAGGCGCGATGAGCGACAGCACGTCGACCTCGTTTTGACTCAACTCTCTGCCTTCGACCTTCACGATGTCCTTGCGGCCGAGTCGGTCGGAGGGGACGTTCATCCCGACGGAGACCTCCTCGCCCGAGGTGCCGTCGATGCCGAGGATAGCGAGGACGTTGAGCGCCTGACCGCCGGCGATGTGGTCGATGACGGTGCCGCTTTCGATTTTCGAGACGCGGAGTTCTGTGTCGGTCATAGGATTGAATCGAGCAGCGCCATTCGGACGGGAACGCCGTTGTGTGCCTGTTCGAAGTACGTCGCGTACTCCGTTTCGTCGATTTCGGGTGCGATTTCGTCGACGCGCGGCAGCGGATGCATCACCGTCAGGTCGTCCTTGGCTTTCTCCAGCAGGTCGGCGTCGATGCGGTACTCGCCCGCTATCTGCCGGTACTCGTTCTCATCGGGGAACCGCTCCCGCTGGATGCGGGTGACGTACAACACGTCGAGTGCTTCGAGGACGTTCTCGATGTCCGTGTGTTCGCGGACCTGCGCACCGGCCTCGTGGAGGTCATAGCGAACGCTACGCGGCAGTCGCAGGCTCTCTGGACTGATGAAGTGCTGGCTGGCGTCGAAGTTCGTCAGCGCGTGGGCCAGCGAGTGGACCGTCCGGCCGTACTTCAAATCGCCCATGATGCCGATGGTGAGGTCGTCGAAGCCGGCGTTCTCGCGGATGGTGTAGAGGTCCAATAGCGTCTGAGTGGGGTGTTGGCCCGCGCCGTCGCCCGCGTTGATGACGGGCACGTCGACGAACTCGCTGGCCAGTTTCGCGGCGCCCTCGGAGGGGTGTCTGAGGACGATGGCGTCGGTGTATCCCTCGATGACGCGAACGGTGTCGGCCAGCGACTCGCCCTTTTTGACCGACGAGGACTCGACGCTCCCCATGTCGACGGTGTCGCCACCGAGCCGCTTCATCGCGGTGTCGAAGGACATCTTCGTCCGCGTACTCGGCTCGAAGAACAACAACCCGAGGAGGTCGTTGTCGTGGGAGTGAGCGACCGCGCCGGGGTCGTCGGCGATTTCGGCGGCGCGGTCCAACACCGCCTCGATATCGCCACGCGACAACTGCTTCGCGCTTATCAGGTAATCGTGGCGCATTACCGAAAGACCCGCCCCGGACGCTCTTGAATCTCCCGACCCGACCGGACTCCGCACATCGCTCCCGTGGTTTGCAGTCCCAACCGCTGTCTTGCCGAATCAACACACAACCCTGCCAGAACATTTAATCAGGTGGACATGCTAAACCGAACAGATGAGCGAGCGCCTCAGAACCGGAATTAACGTTCTCGACCGGAAGCTCAACGGTGGGATTCCGGCCGGGAGCATCGTGGCGCTCACCGCCCAGCCTGCAAGCCAAGCGGAACTGTTCCTGTACGAACTCACGGCCACTCGCGGGACGCTGTATCTCTCACTGGACAGAACAGGCGATTCGGTCTCCAACAGCATCGACAACTCGAACACGATGACGGGAGACCCGACGGTGCGGGACGTGACGGGCGACGCCCCACTCGACAACGCGACGAAACTCGTCTCCGCGCTTCCGGAGTCCTCGAATCTCATTATCGACCCTGCCGACGTGCTCGAACGCCAGGAGCCGACCCGCTATCGGAACTTCATGAACGAACTCCAGAATCACATCTACAACACGGGAGGACTCGCGATCCTGCACTGTCTCGACGGCCGCAACGTTCCCGACCTGCGAGACACCACAGAACACATGGCGGATTTGGTGTTCCAACTCGACACCTCGGTGAAGGGCGACCGCATCGAGAACCGCCTCGCCGTCCCAAAGTTTCGCGGTGGTCAGGCACTTTCGGACGTCATCAAACTGGAACTGTCCGACGAGGTCGACATCGACACCAGCCGCGACATCGCATAGGGTCACCACCCCGGCACCCCACGATTTATGTACGGAAACGCGGCCAGAGCGCCCATGCTCTGAACGGACGCCGGCAGTCCGCCGAGGCCGAAGCACAGCGTGAGGGCTGCCGGACGGGAGCGCTGTCGTTCGCCACGATTCAAGTGCGCCCGCCGCACAACTCCGGGTATGGAACTGTTCGGAACCGCCGGGATTCGGGGCGACGCGACGACGGCGGTGACGCCGTCGCTCGCGCTCGCGGTCGGCAGAGCCGCGGCCGTAGACGGCGAGACGTTCGTCGTCGGCCGCGACGGCCGCGAAACTGGTCCGGCGCTCGCCGCAGCGGTCGAAGCCGGAATAGCAAGCGGCGGCGCCGAGGTTGTCAGGGTCGGCCGCGTCCCGACGCCGGCGCTCGCCTACGCCTCTCGGGGACGTCGCGGCGTGATGGTCACGGCGAGTCACAATCCACCGCAGGACAACGGACTGAAACTGTTCGTCGACGGAACGGAGTACGACCGTACGGCCGAGGAGGCGGTCGAATCACGCGTCGACGGGGGGACGGGACCGACCGACTGGAGCGCGTGGGGAGATTCGACCCGCGAAGAGGTACTCGACGACTATCGCGACACCATCGTCGAGTACACGCGTCGAGTCGTCGGTGACTGTGAAAACACGAAAGTCGCCGTCGACTGCGGCAACGGGATGGCGAGCGTCGCGACTCCCCAAGTCCTCCGAGCGCTCGGTGCCGACGTCGTCGCGCTCAACGCCAACGTCGACGGCCACTTCCCCGGACGCGAGTCGAAACCCACACCCGAGAGCCTCGAAGACCTTCGTGCGTTCGTCGCCGACGGCGACTTCGAGTTCGGCATCGGCCACGACGGCGACGCAGACCGCATCGTGGTCGTCGACGAGGAAGGCGAAATAGTCCACGAGGACACCATCCTCGCGATGCTCGCGGGCTTTTACACCCGCCAGAGCGACGCCGCCGACCCGGTCGTCGTGACGACGCCGAACGCCTCGGCGCGCATCGACGAACACGTCGAGACGCACGACGGCCGAATCGAACGGGTCCGACTCGGCGCGCTTCACGAGGGCGTCGCCGCCGTCCGGGATACGGGGACGGCCGACACCGATGTCGTCTTCGCGGCGGAGCCGTGGAAACACGTCCATACCGGCTTCGGACCGTGGATAGACGGCGTCACCAGCGCCGCGGTCGTCGGTGCGTTGATTGCACGCGATGGCCTCGCGGAACTCCGGGCACCGATTGCCGAGCGACCCTACAGGAAGGTAAGCGTCGACTGTCCCGACGACCGAAAGGGGCCAACGATGGATGTTCTCGAATCCCGACTCCCGGAGTCGTTCCCCGAGGCGTCGGTCGACACCGAGTACGGCGTCCGGTTGACCTTCGACGACGCCTCGTGGACGCTGGTCCGTCCCAGCGGCACCGAACCGTACGTCCGCATCTACGCCGAAAGCGACGATGTCGAGGCGCTCGTCGGCGACGTTAGAGAGGTCGTCGTCGAGGCCATCGACGACGTGTCGTAGCCCCGGCCCCGATGCCGCCGAAGCCGTCGACGGCAGGTATTTGCGCTGGGCGGCCGAGTCCCGGCGTATGGACGACAGGGAACTACTTGAAATCGCTCGCGAGGCCGTCGAGCGGTCCTACGCGCCGTACTCGGAGTACTACGTCGGGGCAGCCCTCGAAACCGACGACGGGTCGGTGTACACCGGCTGTAACATCGAGAACGCCAACTACTCCAACAGCGTCCACGCCGAGGAGTTGGCGCTGTCGAAAGCCGTCGAGGATGGCCACCGGGAGTTCGAAGCGGTCGCGGTCAGTTCGGACCGCCGGGACGGCGTCACGCCCTGTGGGATGTGCCGACAGTCGCTGTCGGAGTTCTGTGCCGCTGATTTCCGCGTTGTCTGTGAGGGCGAGGACGGGCCGACGACGTACACGCTCGGCGAACTTCTCCCGAACACCATCACGATGGAGCATCTCGAATGACCGCCGACAGCGAAGACCCGAACGACGACGAACAGTATCACGTCGAACTCGCCGACGGGGACATCGAGGGACCGGTACTCCTTCCGGGCGACCCGAACCGCGTCGAGATAATCG contains:
- a CDS encoding helix-turn-helix domain-containing protein, with translation MKSLRCTLRFEEAAMHPVHRRLTRDEALVNDQLLHSHRAEDGRATLLFYVEGDREAYADALEATDRIVEYRITPLDDEACYAYIRERSSEFDMRLEDAFQRPGLLVIPPVEFHSDGTARLTAVGEPEALQTALEDVPAAASVDIERVGEYDTPELTSGVDLTERQYEAVVAAFDVGYYDVPRAGTVEEVGERLGCAPGTASEHLRKAERAAMGALLDRNA
- a CDS encoding RNA-binding protein, whose product is MSAVPFHYVDLRAFCYATEDEKRVEAALRTFLPEDVDIEREETEGHHGDRILVLSVRLERADEVRHVLSALARLDDFQRLIDELDQRVDDNCAFFIQLDKQAAYKGDVELGTGLMLRGKVEAYPAKKEKAVETAEEALQELAEESD
- a CDS encoding DUF1918 domain-containing protein gives rise to the protein MAFEKGDNVVFHDKHSEYDGETGEVTQVSETMFGDNTYIVQFEEGQEAGIPEDSLEAADADDEDEE
- a CDS encoding NUDIX hydrolase, which codes for MTTVDGLWYLADEAEQRAAQAYHRTVDTYGEGLLERTYRKHVSRGRFRTLAERIQRSGAPYGAHTLVYRPSGEVLLVRHEGVDLWVLPGGGVDGSESFREAAERELQEEAGVDAAYDGLAMLNRVEITCGGHRTWGVLPVFRARAETTDTAIADPDDEISAARWFDPPSVPEDTRDREDLIDAVRAVA
- the pyrI gene encoding aspartate carbamoyltransferase regulatory subunit, producing the protein MTDTELRVSKIESGTVIDHIAGGQALNVLAILGIDGTSGEEVSVGMNVPSDRLGRKDIVKVEGRELSQNEVDVLSLIAPAATINIVREFDVVEKHRVSRPESVVGVLSCPNANCITTENEPVESRFEVLDEGVRCAYCDTIIRESLAAHISVA
- the pyrB gene encoding aspartate carbamoyltransferase; the protein is MRHDYLISAKQLSRGDIEAVLDRAAEIADDPGAVAHSHDNDLLGLLFFEPSTRTKMSFDTAMKRLGGDTVDMGSVESSSVKKGESLADTVRVIEGYTDAIVLRHPSEGAAKLASEFVDVPVINAGDGAGQHPTQTLLDLYTIRENAGFDDLTIGIMGDLKYGRTVHSLAHALTNFDASQHFISPESLRLPRSVRYDLHEAGAQVREHTDIENVLEALDVLYVTRIQRERFPDENEYRQIAGEYRIDADLLEKAKDDLTVMHPLPRVDEIAPEIDETEYATYFEQAHNGVPVRMALLDSIL
- a CDS encoding RAD55 family ATPase — its product is MSERLRTGINVLDRKLNGGIPAGSIVALTAQPASQAELFLYELTATRGTLYLSLDRTGDSVSNSIDNSNTMTGDPTVRDVTGDAPLDNATKLVSALPESSNLIIDPADVLERQEPTRYRNFMNELQNHIYNTGGLAILHCLDGRNVPDLRDTTEHMADLVFQLDTSVKGDRIENRLAVPKFRGGQALSDVIKLELSDEVDIDTSRDIA
- a CDS encoding phosphopentomutase/phosphoglucosamine mutase, whose translation is MELFGTAGIRGDATTAVTPSLALAVGRAAAVDGETFVVGRDGRETGPALAAAVEAGIASGGAEVVRVGRVPTPALAYASRGRRGVMVTASHNPPQDNGLKLFVDGTEYDRTAEEAVESRVDGGTGPTDWSAWGDSTREEVLDDYRDTIVEYTRRVVGDCENTKVAVDCGNGMASVATPQVLRALGADVVALNANVDGHFPGRESKPTPESLEDLRAFVADGDFEFGIGHDGDADRIVVVDEEGEIVHEDTILAMLAGFYTRQSDAADPVVVTTPNASARIDEHVETHDGRIERVRLGALHEGVAAVRDTGTADTDVVFAAEPWKHVHTGFGPWIDGVTSAAVVGALIARDGLAELRAPIAERPYRKVSVDCPDDRKGPTMDVLESRLPESFPEASVDTEYGVRLTFDDASWTLVRPSGTEPYVRIYAESDDVEALVGDVREVVVEAIDDVS
- the cdd gene encoding cytidine deaminase; translated protein: MDDRELLEIAREAVERSYAPYSEYYVGAALETDDGSVYTGCNIENANYSNSVHAEELALSKAVEDGHREFEAVAVSSDRRDGVTPCGMCRQSLSEFCAADFRVVCEGEDGPTTYTLGELLPNTITMEHLE